Proteins encoded together in one Anaerotignum propionicum DSM 1682 window:
- a CDS encoding acetate uptake transporter, with translation MSNHASTVANPAPLGLLGFGMTTILLNLHNAGIISLSAVIISMGLFLGGFAQVVAGIMEFKAGNTFGATAFTAYGTFWWSLVGIWLLPSAIPQGSVQSADELSMAFYLLLWGIFTLGMFIGTLKHNMASRVVFGSLTVLFFLLALGDFTGSHFIKMIAGYEGIFCGSSAIYSAIGQILNNEFQKEVVKL, from the coding sequence ATGAGTAACCACGCAAGTACTGTTGCAAACCCGGCGCCCCTTGGTCTTCTAGGCTTTGGTATGACCACAATTTTATTGAATTTACATAACGCAGGCATTATATCATTATCGGCAGTCATTATCAGCATGGGTCTTTTCTTGGGCGGCTTTGCGCAAGTTGTGGCAGGCATTATGGAGTTTAAGGCGGGCAATACCTTTGGCGCAACAGCATTTACTGCATATGGAACCTTTTGGTGGTCTTTGGTTGGAATTTGGCTCTTGCCTTCTGCGATTCCTCAAGGCAGTGTACAGAGTGCAGATGAGCTCTCTATGGCTTTTTATCTGCTACTGTGGGGCATTTTTACACTGGGCATGTTTATTGGTACCTTAAAGCATAATATGGCTTCAAGGGTTGTATTTGGTTCTTTGACGGTATTATTCTTTTTATTGGCGTTAGGTGATTTTACAGGCAGTCATTTTATCAAAATGATAGCCGGATATGAGGGGATTTTCTGTGGCAGTAGTGCAATTTATTCCGCTATTGGTCAGATTTTAAATAATGAGTTTCAAAAAGAAGTTGTAAAGCTATAA
- the rimM gene encoding ribosome maturation factor RimM (Essential for efficient processing of 16S rRNA) yields the protein MEQYFEIGKITGTHGIRGTMRVFPTTQDPTRFERLKEIIVEIRGKREIFHIQKVAYHKQFVLLTVKEITDINVAELYKNGTIIIPDSAAIPLEEDEYYTRDLYGLKVITEDGEALGELTKIYVTGANDVYGVQKSPEDKELLIPAIKDCIKKVDLEAGIMTVALLEGLR from the coding sequence ATGGAACAGTATTTTGAGATTGGAAAAATTACGGGTACCCATGGGATACGAGGAACAATGCGCGTGTTTCCTACAACACAGGATCCTACCAGATTTGAACGATTAAAAGAAATTATTGTGGAAATCAGGGGAAAGAGAGAAATCTTTCATATACAAAAGGTGGCATACCATAAGCAATTTGTTTTGCTTACTGTAAAAGAAATTACTGATATAAATGTGGCGGAGCTTTACAAAAACGGAACAATTATCATTCCAGATTCTGCGGCGATTCCCTTGGAAGAGGATGAATATTACACCAGAGATTTGTATGGATTAAAGGTTATAACAGAAGATGGGGAAGCATTGGGTGAACTGACAAAAATCTATGTAACCGGTGCCAACGATGTTTATGGAGTACAAAAAAGTCCCGAGGATAAAGAGCTTTTGATTCCTGCTATCAAAGATTGTATTAAGAAAGTAGATTTGGAAGCAGGTATTATGACAGTGGCACTTCTGGAAGGGTTGAGGTAA
- a CDS encoding response regulator transcription factor, translating to MDKFNILVCDDDKAIVDAIEIYLKQEGYHIIKAYNGLEALKALEENEIHLILLDIMMPKLDGLNTTVKIRETLNIPIIILSAKSEDTDKILGLNFGADDYITKPFNPLELLARVKSQMRRYTALGSIAEKSNVIKIGELELDKDAKEVRVSGEPIKLTATEYGILQLLMENAGKVFSIDQIYERVWNELSFAPENTVSVHIRRIREKIEINPKEPRYLKVVWGIGYKIEKI from the coding sequence ATGGATAAATTTAATATTTTGGTTTGTGATGATGACAAAGCAATTGTTGATGCAATAGAAATTTATTTGAAACAGGAAGGGTATCATATCATTAAAGCTTATAATGGTTTAGAGGCTTTAAAGGCGTTGGAGGAAAATGAGATACATTTGATTTTGCTGGATATCATGATGCCAAAGCTGGATGGTTTAAATACTACGGTTAAAATTCGGGAAACCTTAAATATTCCTATTATTATTTTGTCAGCTAAATCTGAGGATACAGACAAAATTTTGGGGCTTAACTTTGGTGCAGACGATTATATAACAAAGCCCTTCAACCCACTAGAGCTTTTGGCAAGGGTGAAAAGCCAGATGCGTCGATATACCGCCCTTGGCAGTATTGCGGAGAAAAGTAATGTAATAAAAATTGGAGAGCTTGAGTTGGATAAGGATGCGAAGGAGGTTCGTGTCAGCGGAGAACCTATTAAGCTTACAGCAACAGAATATGGCATTCTACAGTTGTTAATGGAGAATGCTGGAAAAGTGTTTTCTATTGATCAAATCTATGAAAGGGTTTGGAATGAGTTATCTTTTGCCCCGGAAAATACAGTTTCAGTACACATCCGCCGCATCAGAGAGAAAATCGAAATCAATCCGAAGGAGCCTAGATATCTAAAGGTGGTGTGGGGCATTGGATACAAAATTGAAAAAATATAG
- the trmD gene encoding tRNA (guanosine(37)-N1)-methyltransferase TrmD translates to MKQFFVLTLFPEMVQETLSHSILGRAQRDGLITVESINIRDFSKSKHLQVDDYPYGGGAGMVMQPQPIFDAYQSVMPKAGNKTRVLYMSPQGRPFTQRVAEELAQEESLIFLCGHYEGVDERVIEEIVTDEISLGDFVLTGGELAAITMIDAVSRLMPGVLGKEASFEDESFSQGLLEYPQYTRPPVFMEHEVPQVLLSGHHGNVERWRREQSLLRTAQKRPDLLKTADLNQKDMKFLKENGIEV, encoded by the coding sequence ATGAAGCAGTTCTTTGTTTTAACACTATTTCCCGAAATGGTTCAGGAGACACTATCCCATAGTATTTTGGGACGAGCCCAAAGGGATGGGTTAATTACTGTTGAATCCATAAATATTAGGGATTTTTCCAAAAGTAAGCATTTGCAGGTAGATGATTATCCCTATGGCGGGGGAGCCGGCATGGTTATGCAGCCCCAGCCTATTTTTGATGCCTATCAAAGTGTTATGCCAAAGGCAGGAAACAAGACCCGTGTTCTTTATATGTCGCCTCAGGGTAGACCTTTTACCCAGCGTGTGGCGGAGGAATTGGCACAGGAGGAAAGCCTTATATTTTTGTGTGGACATTATGAGGGCGTAGATGAACGAGTGATTGAAGAAATTGTTACAGATGAAATTTCCTTGGGAGATTTTGTTCTTACAGGAGGAGAACTAGCGGCAATTACTATGATTGATGCCGTTTCCCGTCTGATGCCCGGCGTTCTTGGAAAAGAGGCTTCCTTTGAGGATGAGAGCTTTTCTCAAGGGCTTTTGGAATACCCCCAATATACTCGTCCTCCTGTTTTTATGGAGCATGAGGTGCCTCAGGTGCTTTTAAGTGGACACCATGGTAATGTTGAGAGATGGCGCAGGGAGCAGTCTCTTCTTCGTACTGCTCAAAAGCGACCGGATTTATTAAAGACAGCTGATTTGAACCAAAAGGATATGAAATTTTTAAAAGAAAATGGCATCGAGGTTTAA
- the rpsP gene encoding 30S ribosomal protein S16, whose translation MAVRIRLKRLGAKKAPFYRIVVADSRTSRNGKSIEEIGYYDPTKEPVVLKVDAEAANKWLTNGAQPSETAKALLKKAGVIGE comes from the coding sequence ATGGCAGTAAGAATCAGATTGAAAAGATTGGGTGCAAAAAAAGCTCCTTTCTATAGAATCGTTGTTGCGGATTCCAGAACATCCAGAAACGGTAAATCTATCGAAGAGATCGGTTACTATGATCCTACAAAGGAACCCGTTGTTCTGAAAGTTGATGCAGAAGCAGCTAATAAGTGGCTTACAAACGGTGCACAGCCTTCCGAAACTGCAAAGGCTCTGTTGAAAAAAGCTGGCGTAATCGGCGAATAA
- a CDS encoding KH domain-containing protein → MKELLEVIAKNLVDYPDKVQVTETENERTLVLELKVAPEDMGKVIGKQGRIAKAIRTLVKASGVHEDKKIIVEIIQ, encoded by the coding sequence ATGAAAGAACTATTAGAGGTCATTGCAAAAAATCTTGTGGATTATCCGGATAAGGTTCAGGTAACCGAAACTGAAAATGAACGTACTTTGGTGCTGGAATTGAAGGTTGCTCCTGAAGATATGGGTAAGGTTATCGGTAAACAAGGAAGGATTGCCAAAGCAATTCGTACATTGGTGAAGGCATCCGGCGTTCACGAAGATAAAAAAATTATCGTTGAAATCATTCAATGA
- a CDS encoding chloride channel protein produces MIRNIIQEYKEIFLYSLIALFVGIIIGGIDALFGKVLLKITQFRGEHAILLVPFLPIAGLSITFLYSYFSKESIKGMTLVFQTGHGDKERIPKMLVPLIIFTTWITHLFGGSAGREGVAVQLGATVAHTIARKLIFLNNPRILLVIGMAAGFAGLFQTPIAATFFALEVLVSGVFLYEALLPALVASYTASMTSHLLGLEKFSIDLPNTLTFSSELLFKLVLLGIIFGVVGGIFALLLNLCKNKLTILIENPMKRIFMGGCILSLLFLLLHSGRYCGLGTNLIQFSLMGEQIYQYDWLLKLLLTVLTLSVGFQGGEVTPLFSIGASLGMVLGSLLGLPVTLVAALGYSAVFGSATNTLLAPILIGAEVFGSQNTIYFIIVCAFAFIFNGNKTIYTAQKRFNFFTNENIKL; encoded by the coding sequence TTGATACGAAATATAATTCAAGAGTACAAAGAAATATTTTTATATTCCCTGATTGCCCTATTCGTCGGAATCATCATCGGTGGTATTGATGCACTCTTTGGGAAAGTGTTGCTGAAAATTACCCAATTCAGAGGCGAGCATGCTATCCTTTTGGTTCCCTTTTTGCCCATTGCAGGCCTGAGTATCACATTTTTATACAGTTATTTCAGTAAAGAAAGCATAAAAGGTATGACCCTTGTGTTTCAGACCGGCCATGGTGACAAAGAACGTATTCCAAAAATGCTTGTTCCTTTAATCATATTTACCACATGGATTACCCATCTATTTGGCGGGAGCGCAGGGCGGGAAGGCGTTGCTGTACAGCTAGGCGCCACAGTTGCTCATACCATTGCCAGAAAGCTAATATTTTTAAACAATCCTCGCATTCTGTTGGTAATCGGCATGGCTGCGGGTTTTGCCGGTCTATTTCAAACACCAATCGCTGCAACTTTTTTTGCTTTGGAGGTACTTGTATCCGGTGTATTTTTATATGAAGCCTTGCTTCCTGCGTTGGTTGCATCTTATACAGCAAGCATGACCTCTCATTTATTGGGCCTAGAAAAATTCTCTATTGACCTTCCAAATACACTAACCTTTTCATCTGAACTTTTATTTAAGCTTGTCCTTTTGGGAATCATATTTGGAGTGGTGGGAGGTATTTTTGCTCTTTTGTTAAACCTTTGCAAAAATAAATTAACTATCCTTATTGAGAATCCTATGAAAAGAATCTTTATGGGGGGTTGTATTTTATCTCTGCTGTTTTTGCTGCTGCATAGCGGCAGATATTGTGGCCTAGGTACCAACCTAATCCAGTTTAGCCTTATGGGTGAACAAATATATCAATACGATTGGCTTCTTAAGCTTTTATTGACTGTTTTGACCCTATCCGTGGGTTTTCAGGGCGGTGAAGTTACTCCTCTATTTTCTATCGGTGCAAGCCTAGGTATGGTATTAGGAAGCCTCTTGGGCCTACCTGTTACTCTTGTTGCTGCCCTTGGCTATTCCGCAGTTTTCGGCAGCGCAACCAATACATTATTAGCACCCATTCTGATTGGTGCGGAGGTGTTTGGATCCCAAAATACAATTTATTTCATCATTGTTTGCGCCTTTGCCTTCATCTTTAATGGGAATAAAACAATTTATACCGCACAAAAAAGATTCAACTTTTTTACTAACGAAAATATTAAATTATGA
- a CDS encoding helix-turn-helix transcriptional regulator, which yields MESQSFSLSDHDRAILYSYVNVAEGVAEFLGNFCEVVIHNLENMDHSVMHIINGHLSGRQVGASISEVTLSFLNRMMAEPNLNHLYYFAKNKRGETFKSSISAIMGEKENIIGLLCINMYLSSPISDLVHFMTPSESTKQENISETFVENTVELMLHALEEAKKAVYSNLSISSSNKNKEIVSTLYQKGIFNLKDSVVTIADHLGISKNTVYMHIRNMNK from the coding sequence ATGGAAAGTCAGAGCTTTTCATTATCAGATCATGACAGAGCGATCTTATATTCATATGTAAATGTAGCAGAAGGTGTTGCTGAATTCTTAGGAAACTTTTGTGAAGTGGTTATACATAATCTTGAAAACATGGATCATTCCGTTATGCATATCATTAACGGTCACCTATCCGGCAGGCAGGTTGGCGCTTCTATTTCTGAAGTTACATTATCGTTTCTCAACCGTATGATGGCAGAACCAAACCTAAATCATCTTTATTATTTCGCAAAAAATAAACGAGGCGAAACCTTTAAATCCTCAATCTCAGCTATTATGGGAGAAAAAGAGAATATTATTGGGTTACTGTGTATCAATATGTATTTATCATCACCTATCTCCGATTTGGTACATTTTATGACGCCATCCGAAAGTACAAAACAGGAAAATATTTCAGAGACCTTTGTCGAAAATACAGTAGAACTGATGCTTCACGCTCTGGAAGAAGCAAAAAAAGCAGTCTATAGTAATCTCTCTATTTCCTCTTCAAATAAAAATAAAGAAATCGTTTCTACTTTATATCAAAAGGGTATTTTTAACTTAAAAGATTCTGTTGTAACCATTGCAGATCATTTGGGTATTTCTAAAAACACCGTTTACATGCATATTCGTAATATGAATAAATAA